GGTTGTTGCGGTGCACCGCCTGGAAGACCTCGTCGATCGCGCTCGCCTGCCCCTTCGCGCGCAGCACCTCGGCCTCCCGGTCGCCCTGCGCCCGCAGCACGGCCGCGCGCTGGTCGCCCTCGGCGGTCAGGATCTGCGCCTGCCGCTGCCCCTCGGCGGTGAGGATGGCCGCGCGCTTGTCGCGTTCGGCACGCATCTGCTTCTCCATCGCGTCCTTGATGGACTGCGGCGGGTCGATGGCCTTGATCTCCACCCGGCTCACGCGCAGGCCCCACTTGCCGGTCGCGTCGTCGAGCACCCCGCGCAACCTGCTGTTGATGGTGTCGCGGGAGGTGAGCGTGGCTTCCAGGTCCATCGAGCCGACGACGTTGCGCAGGGTCGTGACGGTCAACTGCTCGACGGCCTGCAGGTAGTCGGCGATCTCGTAGGCGGCGGCCCGGGGTTCGGTGACCTGGAAGTACACCACCGTGTCGATCTCCACGACCAGGTTGTCCTCGGTGATCACCGGCTGCGGCTGGAACGAGACCACTTGCTCGCGCAGGTCGATGGTCTGCCGGACCCGGTCCACGAACGGGATGACCAGGTTCAGGCCGGGCCGCAGCGTGCGGTGGAACCGGCCCAGCCGCTCGATGTTGCTCGCCTTGCCCTGCGGCACGATCCGCACGGCGCGGGCGACCGTGAACACGGCGAGCAGCACCACGGCCAGCGCCACTACCAGTGCGACGGGAGACTCCACGATCAACTCCTCGGGTGGACGAAGGCCGTGGTGCCGCTGATGCGCAGCACCTCGACGGTGGTTCCGGCGGGGATCACGGTGGTGTCGTTGAACGACCGAGCGGTCCACTCCTCGCCGCGCACCTTCACCAGGCCCGCGTCCGGCCGCACCTCGCGCAGCACCTGCGCGGGTTCGCCGATCAGCGCGTCCACCCCGAACCTGCGGTCGGCAGCCGGGGTGCGGTGGCGCAGCGCGATCGGCCGCAGCAGCACCAGTCCGACGCCCGAGACGACGGTGAACACGACCAGCTGGCCCCACAGGGGCGTGCCGAGCGCGGCGAACGGCGCGGTGAGCAGCGCCGCGCCGCCGAGCACGGACAGCGCCGCGGTGAGCGTCACCGCCTCCGCGACGCCGAAGACCCCTGCGAGGACCAGCCAGAGCACCCACATCGCGCGTGTTCCTCCCCCCTGGCCGGTCCTCGCCACCGACACCCCCGCGTCGGCGTGGCGCTAATGCTGCCGCGCGACAAACCGGCCGACAACGACCGTGATCGGCCAGGAAACCGCGCGTTGTTTGCCGACCTCCGGCAATCTCAGAGCAGCTTCGCTCCGAGCACGGCGACGTGCAGGGCGAGCCCCTGGATCGGGTCGTCGGCCGAGTACCCGGTCAACTCCTCGACCCGGTCGAGCCGATAGGTCACCGTCCGCACCCCGATGTGCAGCGCCCGCGCGCACTCCGTCGCCACCCGACCGCAGGCGAAGTACGCCGCCAACGTCTCCACCAGCACTCCCCCGCCACCCCGCGCCTGCTCCAACGGCGACAGCACCGCCGACACCAGGTCCGCCAACGCCGCCCGGTCCCGCATCAGCACCGGGAACACCAACAGGTCCGACGCGTGGTGCACCCGCCCCGGCAGGTCCAGCCGCGCCGCCACCTCCAACGCGTCCCGCGCCTGCCCGAACGACCGCACCGGCCCACCCGGACCCGACTGCGCCCGCCCGACCCCGACCCGCCACCCGGCGTCCTCGCCCAACGCCGCACCCACCTGCCCGACGAACTCCTCCACCAACCCGATCAGCGTGTCCGGCGCGACACACACCAGCATCCCGTCCTTGGTCGTCACCAGCACGTCCCGGCGGTCGACCCGGCCGCGCACCGAGTCCTCCACCCGACGCGCCGCCACCCCACCGTCCACGATGGACTCCCGGGCGGTCGCCACCGCGACCACGGTCCTCCCGGACAGCCGGAACCCCAGTCGCTCCGCCCGTTCCACCAGGTCGTCCAGCCGGCGACCGTCGAGCAGGTCGTCCACGAACTCCCGCCGCGACGACTCCTCCCGCCGCAACGACCAGCGCTGCGCCTCCTCGTACCCCTCCGCCAACGCCCCCACCGCCGCGTCCGCGGCCCGGAACACCGCCCGCCCCACCACACCCGACATCTCCGCACCCGTCGACCCGCGCACCCCCGGCAACGACGGCCACGCCAACCACGTCGCACTCAGGTAGAGGTCGATGACCTCCCGCATGGACACCCCGCGCTCCACCGCCACCGCACCAACCGCCCGCCGCGACTCCAGATACCCCCGCGTCAACCGGCCACCGCTCGCACTGACCTCGACCAACGCCTCCAGATAACCGTCGAGCAGATCCGGCGGAACACCCCCCGCATCCCGGCTCGCCCGCACGGCGACATCAGCCACGTCCAACACCGTCGCGTCCGCCGACTTCTTCCTCCGCACCATGCGCACAGATTCGCATCCCGGCACTTCGGACCACGGCCGCGGCTCGAAGCGTTCAGCCGCGGCCGAGCAGACGGTCGAACTGGTGCAACGCCGGATCGAAGTCCAGGTCAGTGTCGTCCCGGCGGGCGTCGGGCGGCAAGAACGGGCGGGCGAGGGCGAACGCTTCGCGCTGCGCCTGTTCGGTGGCCCGGTGCACGGCGTCGGTCACCGACTCCGCCAGCCCGAGTGAATCGGGGTGCCGGTACACGCGGGGGTCGATCACCAGGTCCAGCAACTCGCCCCGTCCACTGGTGGTGGCGGTCACCAGGCCGTCCCGCGAGCGGGCGGTAGCACGGACGGTGGCGAGCTTGTCGCGGAAGGCGCGGATGCCCTCGGCCAGGCCTTCCAGGCCGCTCAGCTCGGGTCGCACGGTCACCGCACCCCCAGCCGCGCCCGTGCCCGCGCCTCGTCACGCGCGGCTTGGCCGGAGTTGTCCTCCGCGATCCCGTCGTGAACGGCGTTGCTCAGCGGCACCAGCGCCTGCAGCGGCGGGGACGTCGAGAGCGCCGCCGCCTTCTGCTCGTCGTTGCGCGGCACCCAATAGGCGCCGAGATCGTTGTAGAACGTGGACGGGTTCTTGCCGCCGGGATGCGTGAGCTGATGTAGCTCTTGGCATCCTTGACGTCTACGGCGAACGCACCCGCCAGACCACCGAGCTTGTCCAGGCGGTCGGCGACATCCGACACCGCGGCGATCTGCCACCTGAGGGTGCGCGCCATGTCCACGCCGGCCTCGTCCCACCACGCCACCGCGACGGCGTCGACGTCGGCTTTGGTGAGGCCACGAAACGCGGCGGCGGAATCAACGAGGGCGAAGAACAGGCGGCCCATCATGTCCTCGTCGGTGTCGGGCCACTCCGTGTGCGGCTTGACCTTCGACCACAGTTCGCCCGACGGCTCGGCGATCGTCATCACGACTCTCCTAACGGGGACGGGGGAAGCCACCAGCCGCCGCCTGATCGGCCTCGCGGTAGCGCTGGACGGACACCCGGCCGCCGTGCAAGGACGCCTCCAACTGCGCCAGTGCCGAGTCTGCGAGCACGCGGGCGGGGTCGGCCAACGGTGTGTAGGTCGGCCGGAACGCCTGCGCCAACCGACCGTGACCGATGCCCTCCTCCTGCCCGGCGACCTCACCACGCAACCGCCGCCACACCGTGCCGGTGTCCTCCTCCAACGCCTGGACACGGGCCAACGCCTGCTCGGTGGCGTCGGGATCCATGCCGATCTCCCAGCCCATGCGGCCACTCCTCCAGTCGGGGAGCCCGAGGCTAGGGCGACGAACAGGCCGGAGGGCGGCGGTGGCACGTTCCGGTCACTCGGCATCGACGCCCGCCGCACATCCCGCCCTCCGCGAAGCCTCGTCACATCAACGCGACAGCTACGCCACTGCCAACCAACCGATCAGAAGCAACACCGTCGACGCGACGAGGAACGGGACCGGCCACAGATCCGGTTGAGTTCGTACCTGCCCGTCATCGCGGGGATCCGGTTGCCGGGCGTCCTCGATCAGGCGCTTCATGCGTGCCTGCATCCGGTATCCCGTCACCGCACTGGCGAGCGAACCCGCGCCGGCGGCGATGTCGATGCGTCGCCCGCCGCGCAGGAGGAGGACGAGTCGACCCTCCACCAGGACGGATTCGATCGCCGACCATGGGATCCGACTCTTGGTGAACCAGTTGACCACCAGCAGGCCTCGTGCGCGCACCTCCACCCGAGGATGGACGGTGGCGAGCACACCGGGCCAGCCCGACAACATCGCGATAACCGTCAACTCGACCTGGTCCGCGAAGTCACTGCCTGGATAGGGGTCGGTCAGCGCCCACACCATGAAGGCCACCAGGACCACGCTGAGCACGGACCCGAAGACGACATCGGTGCGGCGGCGGATCACGGTGACGGCGTCCCCCAGGTCTGCTTCCACACCGCCCTCATCTCTTTGGCCCGGCAGCACACCACGAGTAAGTGGCCTCGATTCGGGAGTTGCCGACCTGGACGTCGCCGCCCCGGTTGCGAACGATCACCCCGGTCACGGGAAATCCTTCCATTCACCCCGACCGGTGACCACCCGCTCGACGACCACCCGGGCGGCGGACATCGCAGCGCCGCGATCGGCGACATCCGACGCGCCATCCGATGCTGGAGGCGGCGCAACTCGAACGCGCAGCCGGTCCGGACGCCGCTGTGATGCCGACCGCGCGGAACGCCCCGCCAGCGCATTCACCGCAGCAGGGGTCCTCGACCGGTCATCCCGCTGTACCGCGTGACCCTCGCCATCCACGAGCACCCTGCACGACCCGGACCACCGCCGCACTCGGTTCCCGCAACAACCACGCCCACGCCTACGGCTCGGGCGGCAGCGGGATGCGCCTCCCCGACAATCCGACCCCCTTCCACGCCGAAGTGGCCCCTCCGGCCACTTGATCCACCTGACCGTCGGGCTACCAACGACGACGCGGCGAAAATGGGATGTCCATGACTGCGGCGCGACCGTCGAGGTGACCACCCTCATCCGACCGGTCGCCGGATGAGCAGCCACACGATGACTCGTACAGCGACGAGTGCTTCACTACACCGCGCGGTCGCGTAACCAGCGGCGGAGGTGGACGATGTCGTAGGCCTTGTCCGCGTGGAACTTCGCGGGGTCGGAAGCGACGCGGCCTGCGGCGGGAACGGATGCGTCGGATCGCTCGAAGCATCGGCTTGAGTGAGCCGTTCCAACCTCATCCGGCGGCTGCGCCACGTCGTGAGCTTGATCCAGCCCGGCGCTTCCGGGTCGGAGGGCCCGGTTTCGCGATCAAACCCGCGCGACACGCCTCCGGTTCCGCACCTCGGCGGGACGGCCGTGGATCAAGCAGCCCAGCGACAACAGGACGACCGTTGCGGCACAAGGAACTTCTCCACTCGCTCCTGCGATTGCACTCCCCTGACAAAGCCGAAGTGGTCGCCGGTGGGCGCGATGACGCTGTGCGCGTTCGAGCCCTGGTAGGGCCACCCTCGCCACGGCACGCGCTCAGGTCGCCGGCCGCTCGCAGGAGATCATCCGGGCCTGT
This DNA window, taken from Saccharothrix variisporea, encodes the following:
- a CDS encoding NfeD family protein, with product MWVLWLVLAGVFGVAEAVTLTAALSVLGGAALLTAPFAALGTPLWGQLVVFTVVSGVGLVLLRPIALRHRTPAADRRFGVDALIGEPAQVLREVRPDAGLVKVRGEEWTARSFNDTTVIPAGTTVEVLRISGTTAFVHPRS
- a CDS encoding PucR family transcriptional regulator, producing the protein MVRRKKSADATVLDVADVAVRASRDAGGVPPDLLDGYLEALVEVSASGGRLTRGYLESRRAVGAVAVERGVSMREVIDLYLSATWLAWPSLPGVRGSTGAEMSGVVGRAVFRAADAAVGALAEGYEEAQRWSLRREESSRREFVDDLLDGRRLDDLVERAERLGFRLSGRTVVAVATARESIVDGGVAARRVEDSVRGRVDRRDVLVTTKDGMLVCVAPDTLIGLVEEFVGQVGAALGEDAGWRVGVGRAQSGPGGPVRSFGQARDALEVAARLDLPGRVHHASDLLVFPVLMRDRAALADLVSAVLSPLEQARGGGGVLVETLAAYFACGRVATECARALHIGVRTVTYRLDRVEELTGYSADDPIQGLALHVAVLGAKLL
- a CDS encoding YbaB/EbfC family nucleoid-associated protein, whose product is MTVRPELSGLEGLAEGIRAFRDKLATVRATARSRDGLVTATTSGRGELLDLVIDPRVYRHPDSLGLAESVTDAVHRATEQAQREAFALARPFLPPDARRDDTDLDFDPALHQFDRLLGRG
- a CDS encoding PH domain-containing protein; amino-acid sequence: MEADLGDAVTVIRRRTDVVFGSVLSVVLVAFMVWALTDPYPGSDFADQVELTVIAMLSGWPGVLATVHPRVEVRARGLLVVNWFTKSRIPWSAIESVLVEGRLVLLLRGGRRIDIAAGAGSLASAVTGYRMQARMKRLIEDARQPDPRDDGQVRTQPDLWPVPFLVASTVLLLIGWLAVA